Genomic window (Fodinibius sp. Rm-B-1B1-1):
GGATTTCGTATGCCCAATACGCAAACCCAGTTTATTGATCTGGATGTGGTACAACGACGTCTGATTGGAAGTAATCCGCAACTGGTTGACCGGTATAACTTTGAAACGAATACCGTTTACTACGAAAATAGCATTGCTGAAGCACGACAAGCCCTTAACGAAGGTGCATCTATGGGCGAAGCACGAGCTTTGCTGGAACCGGTTACATTTGATGAGTTCAAAACGGAGAAGGTTGATTCTTATGAAATCGGATATAAAACACTGATCGGAAATAAGCTCTTTTTGGATGCGTACTATTATTATAGTGCTTACAAAGATTTTATTGCCGAGATCCGGTTTACACAGGCCGTTGATATTAACGAGCGAGGAAATGAAGATGCTCGCGATGGATTTGATCCGGTACCCAGTGGATTCAACAGTGAAGAAGAACGCAGGGATGCCATTATCACCAATAACTTTCCAAATAATGACGGCCGTCTCCAGTCTTACGGTTTTGATGTGAATGCGGATGGTACGGTTGAAGCTCACGGCTTTGCCTTCGAAACCAAGTATGTTCTGGGGAATGGATTTTCATTAGGAGGAAATGTCGCTTTTAACAAGCTCATCTCGCAAGAAGATTTGATTGACCAAGGCTTCCGCGCCGAATATAACACCCCCGAATGGCGATATAATATCCAACTCGAAAACCGCAAACTCACCGACCAAGTTGGTTTTAATGTGGTATATCGCTGGCAAGATGCCTTCTTATGGGAATCTTCATTCGGAAAAGGAGTCATAGATTCATATGGCACGCTTGATGCCCAGGTTAGCTATCGCATCCCACAGTTTAATACTTCAATTAAGCTAAGCGGAAGCAATATCCTAAACAGCCAACATGTAACTTCATTTGGTAACCCACGGCTTGGAGCCATTTACATGGTATCCTTTACCTTCGATCAATTTATGAATTAAACTATTGACACCATGACATCCTACTTCAAAACAATTTATGTACTTGTATTTGCTGTCGTTTTTGTATTCGCATGTGAAGGCAACTATGATTCACTGGTGGAAGAGCAGCTTGAAGAAAATCCGACGCCGGATGAAGTTTCAGGTGATGCCGGATCTGCTGACTTTAGCAACTATGTAGCCATTGGAAACTCCCTAACAGCCGGCTATATGGATGGTGCCCTCTATAATATGGGACAAGAATATTCGCTGGCCGCCCTGCTTCACCAACAGATGCAACTTGCAGGAGGCTCCGGCAATTTTAACCAACCGGATATCAATTCTGAGCTGGGTTTTAATACCTCTGTTGATCCCAATCCCCAAAACGGAACAATCTTGGGCAGATACAAACTCGATACCAGCATTCCGGGCCCCTCTCCCACTGTGGGAGGTGATGAAATTGCTTCCTATGATGGAAATACTGCCGAACTTAATAACTTCGGCGTTCCGGGTATCGTCGTAGGCCAACTGTTGACCGAAGATACCGGCAATCCACAGACCCAGGCTTACAACCCTTTTTATGCCCGTTTTGCAAGCAGTCCCGGAAGCTCTACCATCATAGGTGATGTTTTGGCTGCCCAACCATCATTTTTTACGCTCTGGATTGGCAATAATGATGTTTTAGGATATGCCATTTCGGGCGCATCAAACCCAAATATTCTGACCGCGGAGCAAGATTTTGAGAATTACTTTAACAAAACGGTAGATCAGCTGTTAAATAATTCAGAGGCCAGTGGTATCGTTGCAACCATTCCACCAGTAACCGCTATTCCATTCTTCCAAGCCGTGTCGTACGATGCAATCGAATTGGCGGAAGAGGAAGCCATGCAACTCAATCAGGCATTGGCTGGTGTTAATGATGCCTTAGATGCCGTTGCAGCAAACTTTCCCAATCGCTCACAAGAAGATATGGATGCTCGTAAGATAAATTATCAAGAAGGAAACAATCCTATTTTAGTAAATGATCCTGCGTTGGATGATTTAGAGAATGAATTTGACGCGCTGGGTCTCCCTCAAGAGCAGCGGCAGGCCTTAGTACCCTACGAACAATCACGACCGCTTACTGCTGATGAACTGGTAACATTATCAGCTGGTTCTGTTTTGGGGACAGAGTATAATCCCCAAAGTGAAACCCCTACTACTATTGGCGTTGTCATTCCACTTGGTTTTGATTCCCAGTCCTCTGCATTTGGTGATGCTTATTACCTGACCGTTCAGGAACAGGTTGAAATTCAGAATCGAACTACTGCATTTAATACAACCATTGCTACCAAAACTGCTCAACATTCTGATCGATTAGCCCTGTTCGATATTAACGCCGGCTTTCCGGGGAATCCTAATACCGAAATGGGCGCTTTTGCTGATCTGTTTGGTATTGATGGTGAACTGGGCATTCGCGTTCAGGGTACGCTTTTACAGCCAGACTTTAGTCCCAATGGCGTTTTTTCTACCGATGGCATCCATCCCAATGCCCGTGGAAATGCGATACTTGCTAATGAGTTTATAAAGGTCATTGAGGATGCTTTTGGTGCTGACATACCGGATGTGGATGTCCTTAATCTGCCCAGCGTGCAGCTTTGTGCAGGAGATTGTGTAAGCCAACAACAGCAAAAAACAGTAGCCGAAATCGGTAAAATTACTTTTGATATGTAGAAATCTTTCCAAACCGATCTGATGGCTAACGTATTTATATCAAGGGACTGTCTCCAAATAAGGCAGTCCCTTTTATTTTAAGATGAGTCATCTCTAAACACTGTTTTAGAACGTCAATAAATAAGTTCTGATAGAAGTTTAACTAATTCCACACCGTTCCATCGGCACTACCTGTATTTACTTGGTTAATTTGCTGATAATTAGTAACCGCGGACTCTTTTGCGGATCAAAATCACTCCCCTGATAATCTCCATTCACATCTATAATTTTAAGATCACGTTTCGCCATCTCCTTCTCAAACCAATCCAGTCCATACAACTTTACACGCTCCCAGTATACACGAGGTTTGTCCAATTTATCTCCTGCAAATGCTATGTCTTTATGAATTGCACCATTTTTGATATATCGTTTAATCTCATATCTAAGCTCCTGAAACTCTCCCTTTTCTTCAGGTACAAAGTTTTGTCTCACTTTTTCAGCATTTAAATAATCGAAAACAAAAAGCCCCTCCCTCTTCAACATTGCTGTAACACTATCCAGCACCGAAGCATTTTCATCGTCATCTTTAAAATAGCCGAAAGTCGTAAACAAGTTGACAATCGCATCAAACTGTTGGGGCAGTGGATTTCGCATATCTCTAACTTCAAAGCGCGTATTCGTTAACCCAAGCTCATCAGCCTTTTCCTTGGCTGTTTGTATAGCTGCAGGAGAAAGATCTATGCCTGTAACATCATATCCACGTTTAGCTAAATTATGCGAATGTCGTCCCCGGCCGCACCCCAAATCTAAAATAGAATGATACTTCTCTGATAAAAGCGTGTGTTCTAAAAACTCAATTAATTGTTCTGCTTCTTTTTCATCGCGATCGGCATACAGTTTTTCATAAAGTGGACTGTCAAACCACTCTTCAAACCAATCCATACATCAGTATTAATAATATTTACATTATTTAATGCACGAATGAAGTAAAAAAGTAACCCTATTGCAAACCTTCCCTTTTATATTTGCTGATCTTTTAATTTTTTATAGTTAACACTGTTAACTTTTTAATTATGATTAATACTGAAACCGGTTACAATATAATAGTGTTTAGAACAAATCATTTACATGACGATCTTTTAAACCTAACAAAACACTTTTGAATCTATGCGAAAACTAATAGCTACGGTATTTCTATTATTGATGTGTTCGGGATCGGCTTACTCAAGCGGATTCTCGATCTATGAAGCCAGCGTACGAGCCAATGGAATGCTCGGTGCATTCTCGGCCTATGCTGAAGATGCCTCTTCTATCTTTTACAATCCTGCAGGTCTGGGCGGATTAGAAGGTATAAACATCACGGGCGGAGCCACTATTATTGCTCCACGTTCCACCTTCCGAAACCTCTCCCCCCTGGCCCCTGCCGGACAAGAAACTGTAATGGAGAAACAGGAATTTCTTGTACCTAATTTCTATGGGTCATATCAAATAACCGATAATCTGACGGCGGGTATTGGCGTCAATGCTCCATTTGGTTTAGGCACAAAATGGCCTGAAGATTGGGTAGGTAGAGGTTCCTCTATTGAAACCAGTATTCAAACACTATTTGTTACTCCATCTGTTGGTTATGAATTCTCCAATACAGGTATTGGGAACATCCGTGTTGGGGCCGGTCTTAGAATTGCAGCACATGGAGAAGTAAAACTAAGTCGTGCTGTTACTTCTTTTAGCCCCGAAGGCACTTTTACCCTCGATGGAGAACTCAAGGAACCGGCTTTTGGATTTAATGCCGGTGTTCAATATGATCCCACCGATAACATAACGCTCGGCTTTATGTACCGTAGCGAAGTTACCACTGAATTTGAGGGGGATGCTACCTTCCAAAACCTAAGCGTAGGATTCCCCTCCTCGGCACAAGGTGGAGCCGAAATTACGCTGCCTGCCAGTTATGTTGTCGCCCTCAATGTAGAACCTATTGAAGGATTAACTACCGAACTTGATTACGTGTGGTGGGGCTGGTCCAGTTATGATGAATTGAATATTGAGTTTGATCAGCCAGTACCTGCACTGGGAGGTAATACTATCACCAATGAACGAAATTACAAAGATTCTTGGCAGCTGCGCTTTGGTGCTGAATACACGGAACTGCCCGTTGAAAATCTCACCGTTCGCGGGGGTATTGCGTATGATGAAAACCCTATTCGAGATCGCTATGTGGATCCCACCCTCCCAGATTCCGACCGCTGGTTATTTTCAGGTGGACTAAGCTACCAGGTTACCGATTACTTGGCTGTTGACGCTTCATACATCTTTATCCGGGCCAAACAACGCAAGGTAACCAATACACACGAGGGTGCTATTGACGGTGTCTATACTACCTATGCCAATCTACCGGGCTTAGGCTTTACACTGAATTTATAATTGAATAAAGGGACTTACGCTATGAATTATTTACTGACACATTCCAAAAAATTACTTTCGCTGGTTCTGATACTGGCACTTTTTACAGCCTGTGAGGATTATCAGGATCTGGATGTTGATCCAGTCGATACCGGCGATGCTGATTTTTCTTCATATGTTGCTGTGGGTAACAGTTTGACTGCTGGATTCCAGAATAATGCACTTTATCAATCCGGACAGAAATACTCTTATCCAAACCTTATTGCACGGCAAGTAAATCAGTCGGAGGGTTTTACACAGCCAATCATCAGCGATCCGGGCATCAGCAGTGGAGATGGACGTATTGAACTCACGAATCTGGATCCCGTTCAGACAATTACAAATAGTTCCATGGGTTCTCCAACCACACAAGCAGAAAAACCATTTGCTAACCTTGGGATTCCCGGTGCTGTGCTTGTCGATTATTTAAATCCAAATAACAGCGGGGATTTAAAAGAACGAGCAACTGATGACAGTCGTCCCGATTATAATCCCTTTTACGGCATTGTGATAGAACAATCAGAACTGGCAAAAGATGCACCTAACCTACATAACCAAGTTGCCAAACAAGATCCTTCTCTTGTTACCTTTTGGTTAGGCAATAACGATGTATTAGGCTTTGTTACTTCTGGTGGAGAAGGGCAACCGATTACCAATCCCAATGATTTCGATCAGCTTTACCAAGGCTCAGCACAAGCGCTTGGATCAACGGGAGCAAATGTGGTCGTATATAATATTCCCGATGTAACTACTATTCCCTATGTATTCTATCTTAGAACACAGTTAGAACAACAAGGAGCGATAGTATACAATGAGGAAAGCCAAAGTTACCAACTGGTGACCGAGCAAGGGAATTTCGATATCTATATTGAAGCTAATGGCGGATCACGTGTTATGCGTCAAGCAGATTTTCCTCTGCTTTCGGCCCAAGAATATTTTGCGCAAGTTCAAGCCGGAGAAGCTCAACCTCCGGTTCAACCACAAACAGCAATTCCCGATCAGTTAGTGCTTGATGGACCTGCGGGAGGCCCGCAAGGTAGTTCTGAATTGGAACAGGCAGCCGGTGCTGTCCAACAGTATAATGCCACTATTGAGAATGTGGCTGCTTCTGCTGGATTTACGGTTGTAGATATCAATCAGATCTTCGCTGAAACCTTTAATACCTTTCAGAGTTCTGGGGGCGAAGAGGGCTACCAAACAAATGGACTAAATCTGCGGCCAGTGCCCGGAGAGCTGTTCAGTTTTGATGGCGTACATCCCACAAACCGGGGATCTGCTGTTATTGCCAACGAAACTATTGAAGCAATTAACAACTCCATGAATGCGGGAATTGAGAAAATAAATGTATCCAAAATTCCGGAAGGGTTTCCTGTAGCCAATTAACATTAACGAATCACATTACCAAAGCGGAGGGGATTCCCCTCCGCTTTTTTTATTAGTAGGATTTCGATTCCCTCTTGCCCTTTGTATCTTCCGCTGAACTTAAATTGATTTACTAAATGACTTTTAACGAAAAACTTCTATCAACGGTAAAAAAGAATCGTTCTACCTTGTGTGTAGGTCTTGATCCCAATCTCGACCTCATGCCGGAACCTATTATTTCCTCGGATCAACCTGCCCACCAAAAAGTAGAGCAGTTCCTCAAAAAAGTAATTAATGTAACGGCTGATTACTGTGCGGCCTACAAACCTAACTTAGGTTTTTTTGAGGCCTTGGGCCCTAACGGATGGGATACATTTGCTAATATTTTAGATCATATTCCAGAAGATAAAATCGTTATTGCTGATGCTAAACGCGGGGATATCAGTTCCACCGCTGAACACTATGCCAAAGCCTTTTTCAAACGCTTTGCAGTAGATGCAGTAACCCTGAACCCATTGATGGGTTTTGAAACGCTTGATCCCTTTCTGAATAATGCCACAAAAGGGGTTTACGTACTCACGCTTACCTCAAATATCGGTGCCAAAGATATTCTGCTAAAAAATTTATCGAATGGAAAAACTGTTTCCAGCTTCATAGCTAAAGAACTTCGTACAAAACAAAGAAACAGTAAAACAGCCATTGGAATGGTGGTTGGCGCAACAAAGGCAAACGAGCTGACCCCAGTTATCAACCAGTTTTCTGAATCACCACTACTTATTCCCGGGGTGGGTAAACAGGGGGGATCAATATCGGCACTAAATGAGGTGCTGGATCAGCATTCTGGAATTCCGCTTATCAACTCGAGCCGAAGCATTATTTATGCCGGAGGAGATTCTTCAAACTGGGCGACGGCTGTAGCCGAATCTGCACAACATACAACTGCAAAATTAGCTCCAATTACTAAACGCTATGTCTAACAAAAAGAGGAAAACGGTTATTGTATTCACAGATGGTGCCTGCAGCGGAAACCCTGGCCCGGGTGGATGGGGCGTACTCCTGCAATGGAACGGGGAAGAAAAGGAACTCACCGGCGGGGCCGACCATACCACAAATAACCGTATGGAGATGCGCGCCGTCATCGAAGCACTAAATGCTATTAACCAACCCTGCCATGTAAAAATCCACAGTGACAGTGCGCTTATTGTTAATGCTTTTAAGCAGGGCTGGATTGACAGTTGGCAAAAGCGTGGATGGAAAAAGGCGAATAAAAAACCGGTTGAAAATCAGGATTTATGGAAGGAGATGCTTGAAGCTATGAAACCTCATAAGGTTGAATGGATTAAGGTCAAAGGTCATGCTGATAATGAACGCAATAATCGAGTAGATGCGTTAGCTGTGGCAGCTTCCAAGCGTTTTCAATAACTGATCCCTAAAAACATAACTATGTTTTTATCAAAAGATAGTTATGTTTTGTCTAAATCATGCGCATGTTTTTGATAAAACATAGGGATTGATGTGAAAAGCTATACTGTAAAATGTGTGTAATCGCTGAGCTAATACCTTAGGTATAGCAATTTCAAAAAGGTTTTGGTAACCCCTCCTTACATATTCATTCTCTCCAGGGCCTTCAAGTTTGCAAAGGGCTTCATATTCATATCCGCATACATTTGGCGTTCGGCCATCATATAACCGGTGATAGCAATCATCGCAGCGTTATCAGTGCAGTAGGCTAACTTGGGGATGTACAATGTACACCCTGTTTGTTCAGCTAATTCAGTAGCTTTTCTGCGCAGCATGGAGTTTGCAGATACCCC
Coding sequences:
- a CDS encoding SGNH/GDSL hydrolase family protein, which gives rise to MTSYFKTIYVLVFAVVFVFACEGNYDSLVEEQLEENPTPDEVSGDAGSADFSNYVAIGNSLTAGYMDGALYNMGQEYSLAALLHQQMQLAGGSGNFNQPDINSELGFNTSVDPNPQNGTILGRYKLDTSIPGPSPTVGGDEIASYDGNTAELNNFGVPGIVVGQLLTEDTGNPQTQAYNPFYARFASSPGSSTIIGDVLAAQPSFFTLWIGNNDVLGYAISGASNPNILTAEQDFENYFNKTVDQLLNNSEASGIVATIPPVTAIPFFQAVSYDAIELAEEEAMQLNQALAGVNDALDAVAANFPNRSQEDMDARKINYQEGNNPILVNDPALDDLENEFDALGLPQEQRQALVPYEQSRPLTADELVTLSAGSVLGTEYNPQSETPTTIGVVIPLGFDSQSSAFGDAYYLTVQEQVEIQNRTTAFNTTIATKTAQHSDRLALFDINAGFPGNPNTEMGAFADLFGIDGELGIRVQGTLLQPDFSPNGVFSTDGIHPNARGNAILANEFIKVIEDAFGADIPDVDVLNLPSVQLCAGDCVSQQQQKTVAEIGKITFDM
- a CDS encoding class I SAM-dependent methyltransferase, encoding MDWFEEWFDSPLYEKLYADRDEKEAEQLIEFLEHTLLSEKYHSILDLGCGRGRHSHNLAKRGYDVTGIDLSPAAIQTAKEKADELGLTNTRFEVRDMRNPLPQQFDAIVNLFTTFGYFKDDDENASVLDSVTAMLKREGLFVFDYLNAEKVRQNFVPEEKGEFQELRYEIKRYIKNGAIHKDIAFAGDKLDKPRVYWERVKLYGLDWFEKEMAKRDLKIIDVNGDYQGSDFDPQKSPRLLIISKLTK
- a CDS encoding OmpP1/FadL family transporter, translated to MRKLIATVFLLLMCSGSAYSSGFSIYEASVRANGMLGAFSAYAEDASSIFYNPAGLGGLEGINITGGATIIAPRSTFRNLSPLAPAGQETVMEKQEFLVPNFYGSYQITDNLTAGIGVNAPFGLGTKWPEDWVGRGSSIETSIQTLFVTPSVGYEFSNTGIGNIRVGAGLRIAAHGEVKLSRAVTSFSPEGTFTLDGELKEPAFGFNAGVQYDPTDNITLGFMYRSEVTTEFEGDATFQNLSVGFPSSAQGGAEITLPASYVVALNVEPIEGLTTELDYVWWGWSSYDELNIEFDQPVPALGGNTITNERNYKDSWQLRFGAEYTELPVENLTVRGGIAYDENPIRDRYVDPTLPDSDRWLFSGGLSYQVTDYLAVDASYIFIRAKQRKVTNTHEGAIDGVYTTYANLPGLGFTLNL
- a CDS encoding SGNH/GDSL hydrolase family protein; this translates as MNYLLTHSKKLLSLVLILALFTACEDYQDLDVDPVDTGDADFSSYVAVGNSLTAGFQNNALYQSGQKYSYPNLIARQVNQSEGFTQPIISDPGISSGDGRIELTNLDPVQTITNSSMGSPTTQAEKPFANLGIPGAVLVDYLNPNNSGDLKERATDDSRPDYNPFYGIVIEQSELAKDAPNLHNQVAKQDPSLVTFWLGNNDVLGFVTSGGEGQPITNPNDFDQLYQGSAQALGSTGANVVVYNIPDVTTIPYVFYLRTQLEQQGAIVYNEESQSYQLVTEQGNFDIYIEANGGSRVMRQADFPLLSAQEYFAQVQAGEAQPPVQPQTAIPDQLVLDGPAGGPQGSSELEQAAGAVQQYNATIENVAASAGFTVVDINQIFAETFNTFQSSGGEEGYQTNGLNLRPVPGELFSFDGVHPTNRGSAVIANETIEAINNSMNAGIEKINVSKIPEGFPVAN
- the pyrF gene encoding orotidine-5'-phosphate decarboxylase, giving the protein MTFNEKLLSTVKKNRSTLCVGLDPNLDLMPEPIISSDQPAHQKVEQFLKKVINVTADYCAAYKPNLGFFEALGPNGWDTFANILDHIPEDKIVIADAKRGDISSTAEHYAKAFFKRFAVDAVTLNPLMGFETLDPFLNNATKGVYVLTLTSNIGAKDILLKNLSNGKTVSSFIAKELRTKQRNSKTAIGMVVGATKANELTPVINQFSESPLLIPGVGKQGGSISALNEVLDQHSGIPLINSSRSIIYAGGDSSNWATAVAESAQHTTAKLAPITKRYV
- the rnhA gene encoding ribonuclease HI, producing MSNKKRKTVIVFTDGACSGNPGPGGWGVLLQWNGEEKELTGGADHTTNNRMEMRAVIEALNAINQPCHVKIHSDSALIVNAFKQGWIDSWQKRGWKKANKKPVENQDLWKEMLEAMKPHKVEWIKVKGHADNERNNRVDALAVAASKRFQ